The Juglans microcarpa x Juglans regia isolate MS1-56 chromosome 8S, Jm3101_v1.0, whole genome shotgun sequence genome has a window encoding:
- the LOC121244880 gene encoding protein ALP1-like — MNDSDKDNSNGNTKKRQRRDKEGDGDGDAEKEADKKKGFKGILTSFLLLEEQEKQDHEESERASKEGRLFFESNNKNKTEAMVEYYSNVQDYYVQADELQQTKGSKSRLMAGAVAAAAASASDGFEKIGKIDKRGSNSGGGVGGAASHHRRLWVKDRSKAWWDECNSPDYPEEEFKKAFRMGRATFDLICEELNSVIAKEDTTLRNAIPVAQRVAVCLWRLATGDPLRLVSKRFGLGISTCHKLVLEVCSAIRTVLMPKYLLWPDENPLRKIKEEFESISGIPNVVGSIYTTHIPIIAPKISVAAYFNKRHTERNQKTSYSITVQGVVNPKGVFTDVCVGWPGSMPDDQVLEKSALYQRANGGLLKGVWIVGGSGYPLLDWVLVPYTHANLTWPQNAFNEKIGEIQRVAKEAFGRLKGRWSCLQKRTEVKLQDLPVVLGACCVLHNICELRNEEMDPELRFELVDDEMVPEAPLRPFSTMKDRDAIAHNILHHGIGGTRFV; from the coding sequence ATGAATGATTCTGATAAGGATAACAGCAACGGCAACACCAAGAAGCGGCAGAGAAGAGATAAAGAAGGTGATGGGGATGGTGACGCCGAGAAGGAGGCCGACAAGAAGAAAGGGTTTAAGGGTATTCTGACTTCCTTCTTGTTGTTGGAAGAACAAGAAAAGCAGGACCATGAAGAGTCCGAGAGGGCCTCGAAGGAAGGGAGGTTGTTCTTCGAGTCaaataacaagaataaaacGGAAGCCATGGTGGAGTACTACTCCAATGTCCAAGATTATTACGTCCAAGCCGACGAACTACAACAGACAAAGGGAAGCAAGTCCCGGCTCATGGCCGGAGCTGTGGCCGCGGCCGCGGCCTCGGCCTCTGATGGGTTCGAAAAGATTGGTAAAATAGATAAGCGTGGAAGCAACAGCGGTGGTGGTGTTGGCGGAGCGGCCAGCCACCATCGGAGATTATGGGTGAAGGACAGATCGAAAGCGTGGTGGGACGAGTGTAACAGCCCGGATTATCCCGAGGAAGAATTCAAGAAGGCTTTCAGAATGGGGAGGGCCACGTTTGATCTGATTTGCGAGGAACTCAATTCGGTTATTGCCAAAGAAGATACTACTCTTCGAAATGCGATTCCCGTTGCCCAAAGGGTCGCCGTTTGTTTATGGAGATTGGCCACCGGTGACCCGCTTCGACTCGTCTCCAAACGCTTCGGCCTTGGCATATCCACTTGCCACAAGTTGGTCCTCGAAGTCTGTTCCGCTATTCGGACCGTGCTAATGCCCAAGTACTTACTGTGGCCAGACGAGAACCCGTTGAGGAAGATCAAAGAAGAATTCGAATCCATTTCGGGGATACCCAATGTGGTCGGGTCTATCTATACGACTCACATACCGATTATTGCGCCAAAGATCAGTGTGGCGGCCTATTTCAACAAGCGGCACACGGAACGGAACCAGAAAACCTCGTATTCGATCACGGTTCAAGGTGTAGTGAACCCCAAAGGGGTATTTACCGATGTGTGCGTTGGTTGGCCTGGTTCCATGCCCGATGATCAGGTGCTAGAGAAGTCTGCTCTTTACCAGAGAGCCAATGGTGGACTTTTGAAGGGCGTGTGGATTGTTGGGGGTTCTGGGTACCCTTTACTGGATTGGGTTCTGGTGCCATACACGCATGCCAATCTGACTTGGCCTCAGAATGCATTCAATGAGAAGATTGGGGAGATTCAAAGGGTTGCAAAAGAAGCATTTGGGAGATTGAAAGGCAGGTGGAGTTGCTTGCAGAAGAGAACCGAGGTCAAACTCCAAGACTTGCCTGTGGTACTTGGTGCCTGCTGTGTGTTGCACAATATCTGTGAGCTGAGGAATGAAGAAATGGATCCGGAGCTGAGGTTTGAGCTTGTTGACGATGAGATGGTCCCCGAGGCTCCTTTGAGACCGTTTAGCACCATGAAGGATAGGGATGCCATTGCTCATAATATTTTGCACCATGGAATTGGAGGCACTCGTTTTGTGTAG